From one Paracoccus pantotrophus genomic stretch:
- a CDS encoding baseplate J/gp47 family protein → MSEAGAFGLQWGEAEIGPGWQGIAALSFSEPPPPGFAVALSVRLAKPAAGLAPQDIAVTAPGGQPLEAEVMPVADGDVEITIRFAQQGPRGQTRVRLLSGGDDPLDPFFAEAGFDFFVACPAGDCREPAAPPPPPGVQPAIDLATKDFTGFLAVMQSWAAATDPNWAGTNPASTEAMLVELLAHHAEMLSLHQDRVAQEAFVDTARERLSLSRHAAALGLALDEGGSALAVVAVDLPPGRAGFLPAGTRFVREEGMGRITATFTSQAPAMLDAAWNAGLQRDADRGLLRLAAWPGAPDAILPAGARELLLWGGGARLLPGQRIALVQGRAAHVTRIAALSEISQPGWAADPSDPAHTLPRELTRLELAEPLPLPFRPWSDPEGAPLLITANLVEAIHGDPASAANEEGAAMGLGAGRQDIVTATDLLTGAVTIRALRTPQPQVLTDGDGRPSVRLHVGAEAWDWQPTLMNSAGFDRHFTTETEEDGAVWLMFGDGNRGRALPLPPGSGPRALANQPAHQRIRLDWRQGDAEAGNLGAFALTGTRPPGGGDAGAAADFAALAPVAATNLLPATGGRARVSTAVARDLIPESIRNPARARCVTAEDYARAAEDIPGVARAAAKPLGGVFNTIMVLCAPDQGDRLDAATAAAVQAHLDALRMAGREHVLGAPDYVALDLHLVVCPRAGAGAAAIRRALREALAPGSAARPGFFHPARRGFGDSILLSELLAAAARVPGVGAVKAATFRPLRRAGAPAVSAVIELGPTEIAQFSGDEARPERGRLTVTVMGTDTPPPGQGFVVAGPAPEPASTG, encoded by the coding sequence ATGAGCGAGGCGGGCGCCTTCGGACTGCAATGGGGCGAGGCCGAGATCGGGCCCGGCTGGCAGGGGATCGCGGCGCTGAGCTTTTCCGAACCGCCGCCGCCGGGCTTTGCCGTGGCCCTGTCGGTGCGGCTCGCCAAGCCCGCTGCGGGCCTCGCGCCCCAGGACATCGCCGTCACCGCGCCGGGCGGCCAGCCGCTGGAGGCCGAGGTGATGCCGGTCGCCGATGGCGACGTCGAGATCACCATCCGCTTCGCCCAGCAGGGACCGCGCGGCCAGACCCGCGTGCGGCTGCTCTCGGGCGGGGACGACCCGCTCGATCCGTTCTTCGCCGAGGCGGGCTTCGATTTCTTCGTCGCCTGCCCGGCGGGCGATTGCCGCGAACCCGCCGCGCCGCCCCCGCCGCCGGGGGTGCAGCCCGCCATCGACCTTGCGACCAAGGACTTCACCGGCTTCCTTGCGGTGATGCAGAGCTGGGCCGCCGCCACCGATCCGAACTGGGCCGGCACCAACCCCGCCTCGACCGAGGCGATGCTGGTCGAACTGCTGGCCCATCATGCCGAGATGCTGTCGCTGCACCAGGACCGCGTCGCGCAAGAGGCCTTCGTCGACACCGCGCGCGAGCGGCTTTCGCTCAGCCGCCATGCCGCCGCGCTCGGCCTGGCGCTGGACGAGGGCGGCTCGGCCCTTGCCGTGGTCGCCGTGGACCTGCCGCCCGGCCGGGCGGGTTTCCTGCCTGCGGGCACCCGCTTCGTGCGCGAAGAGGGCATGGGCCGGATCACCGCCACCTTCACCAGCCAGGCCCCCGCCATGCTGGACGCCGCCTGGAACGCCGGGCTGCAGCGCGATGCCGACCGGGGCCTGCTGCGGCTGGCGGCATGGCCCGGCGCGCCCGATGCGATCCTGCCCGCCGGCGCACGCGAATTGCTGCTGTGGGGCGGGGGCGCGCGTCTGCTGCCGGGCCAGCGCATCGCGCTGGTCCAGGGCCGTGCCGCCCATGTCACCCGGATCGCCGCCCTCTCCGAGATCAGCCAGCCGGGCTGGGCCGCCGATCCCTCGGACCCCGCCCACACGCTGCCGCGCGAACTGACGCGGCTGGAACTGGCCGAGCCGCTGCCCCTGCCCTTCCGGCCCTGGTCGGACCCCGAGGGCGCGCCACTGCTGATCACCGCGAACCTGGTCGAGGCGATTCACGGCGACCCCGCCAGCGCCGCGAACGAGGAAGGCGCGGCAATGGGCCTGGGCGCCGGCCGGCAGGACATCGTCACCGCAACCGACCTGCTGACCGGAGCGGTCACGATCCGCGCGCTCAGGACGCCGCAGCCGCAGGTGCTGACGGACGGGGACGGCCGCCCCTCGGTCCGGCTGCATGTCGGGGCCGAGGCATGGGACTGGCAGCCGACGCTGATGAACTCGGCCGGCTTCGACCGCCATTTCACCACCGAGACGGAAGAGGACGGCGCGGTCTGGCTGATGTTCGGCGACGGCAATCGCGGCCGGGCGCTGCCCCTGCCGCCGGGGTCGGGGCCGCGGGCGCTGGCGAACCAGCCCGCGCATCAGCGCATAAGGCTGGACTGGCGGCAGGGCGATGCCGAGGCTGGAAACCTGGGCGCCTTCGCCCTGACCGGGACGCGCCCGCCGGGCGGCGGCGATGCCGGTGCGGCGGCGGATTTCGCGGCGCTGGCGCCGGTCGCCGCAACGAACCTGCTGCCGGCGACGGGCGGTCGGGCACGGGTCTCGACCGCCGTCGCCCGCGACCTGATCCCGGAATCGATCCGCAACCCCGCCCGCGCCCGCTGCGTCACCGCCGAGGATTACGCCCGCGCGGCCGAGGATATCCCCGGCGTTGCCCGCGCCGCCGCGAAACCGCTGGGCGGGGTGTTCAACACCATCATGGTCCTTTGCGCCCCCGACCAGGGCGACCGGCTGGACGCCGCGACGGCGGCCGCGGTGCAGGCCCATCTCGACGCCCTGCGCATGGCGGGGCGCGAGCATGTGCTGGGCGCCCCGGATTATGTCGCGCTGGACCTGCATCTTGTCGTCTGCCCGCGGGCGGGCGCCGGCGCCGCCGCGATCCGCCGCGCCCTGCGCGAGGCGCTGGCGCCGGGCAGCGCGGCGCGACCGGGCTTCTTCCACCCCGCGCGCCGGGGCTTCGGCGATTCCATCCTGCTGTCCGAACTGCTGGCCGCCGCCGCCCGCGTGCCCGGCGTGGGCGCGGTCAAGGCCGCGACCTTCCGCCCGCTGCGCCGCGCCGGCGCGCCCGCCGTCTCGGCGGTGATCGAACTGGGCCCGACCGAGATCGCGCAATTCTCCGGCGACGAGGCACGGCCCGAGCGCGGCCGGCTGACCGTCAC
- a CDS encoding GPW/gp25 family protein — MAARHIADPFALGPPLVRAGTRLRREGLAETQDAHVHVRDRIMAVLFTRPAERVMRPRFGAGLDAQVFQNISPLALSAIEYRIRESLDAVFAGEVTLEDLTVEDGGDEGTVLVSIDYALRADRRPHRLEVVL, encoded by the coding sequence ATGGCCGCCCGACATATCGCCGATCCCTTCGCCCTTGGCCCGCCGCTGGTGCGCGCCGGCACCCGGCTGCGCCGCGAGGGGCTGGCCGAGACCCAGGATGCGCATGTCCATGTCCGCGACCGCATCATGGCGGTGCTGTTCACCCGCCCGGCCGAGCGCGTCATGCGCCCGCGCTTCGGCGCCGGGCTGGATGCGCAGGTGTTCCAGAACATCTCTCCGCTGGCGCTTTCGGCCATCGAATACCGCATCCGCGAAAGCCTCGACGCGGTTTTCGCCGGCGAGGTCACGCTGGAGGATCTGACCGTCGAGGATGGCGGCGACGAGGGGACGGTGCTGGTCTCGATCGACTACGCCCTGCGCGCCGACCGCAGGCCCCACCGCCTGGAGGTGGTGCTATGA
- a CDS encoding phage baseplate assembly protein V — MSGNGPRTDFGRMLAAEGLSSDLLRALAALVGEAGRPAFYGKYAGIVTDRDDPRKIARIRARVPEVLGEDQETGWALPCLPWGGGHNRGFFALPEVGDTVWIEFEAGDPMRPIWAGTFWGAPESSGGQDDLGTETGTEAPEGPDGPAAPGLVILRTRAGHVISLDDDGEVVVIAEASGAELRISGQGEITITADTIKLGANASESLILGDAFMQLFNSHTHPTGVGPSGPPAQPMGSSHLSQVSKTE, encoded by the coding sequence ATGAGCGGCAACGGACCAAGGACGGATTTCGGACGGATGCTGGCGGCAGAAGGGTTGTCCTCCGACTTGCTGCGCGCGCTGGCCGCGCTGGTGGGCGAGGCCGGGCGGCCCGCCTTCTACGGCAAATACGCCGGCATCGTCACCGACCGCGACGACCCCAGGAAGATCGCCCGCATCCGCGCCCGCGTCCCCGAAGTCCTGGGCGAGGACCAGGAAACGGGCTGGGCACTGCCCTGCCTGCCCTGGGGCGGCGGCCACAACCGCGGCTTCTTCGCCCTGCCCGAGGTCGGCGACACCGTCTGGATCGAATTCGAGGCCGGCGACCCGATGCGCCCGATCTGGGCCGGCACCTTCTGGGGCGCGCCCGAAAGCAGCGGCGGGCAGGACGACCTGGGAACCGAGACCGGCACCGAGGCGCCCGAGGGGCCCGACGGCCCCGCCGCCCCCGGCCTGGTCATCCTGCGCACCAGGGCTGGCCATGTCATCAGCCTGGACGACGACGGCGAGGTCGTCGTCATCGCCGAAGCCTCGGGCGCCGAGCTGCGCATCTCGGGGCAGGGAGAGATCACCATCACCGCCGACACGATCAAGCTGGGGGCCAATGCCTCGGAATCGCTGATCCTCGGCGACGCCTTCATGCAGCTTTTCAACAGCCACACCCATCCGACCGGCGTCGGCCCCTCGGGGCCACCGGCCCAGCCGATGGGCTCCAGCCATCTCAGCCAGGTTTCGAAGACGGAATAG
- a CDS encoding ATP-binding protein, protein MTAMGIGAAGGRPADWMREAALLAVAHHLGDAETGYDPRAGWPEHAEDWRPLARRAAELPLSVAGWIEAAALAAERFPDAAAAFSILADNAGLHLPTPAVFARIAVAGLGLGHDAALAAALVAPQDNPRLELAQPPGACLPSAQWGLRLTPEGLARSFRGQPRMQGDFIPASHRPVMLRPARAAARILAADGTLWLRSPSRRMTLQLAADLAALMPARGFDLVALRPGEPLPLPDDDAPPLVVDLFALETPPRIPARQGSGALVLLAPDRFDAGRLRAVDAPPFTPAEARAAWDAAGIDAAIADALAPRFQLTLAELLAARHEAEILGSLADDAPGDRPDAARFAAAIRAAGARRMGPFVTNVRSEVTLDDLVAGREIRSRLADAIAWREAQRRVWTDMGVPVDAGESQGLALLFSGPPGGGKTFAARCLANALGLNLYRTDLSQVVSKYIGETEKNLSRIFDDAEAGHGILFFDEADAVFGKRSEVKDAHDRYANIEVGFLLQRLETFAGIVVLATNLRANLDPAFTRRMQFVIDFPMPQKAEREQLWRRNLPRPGWCEDGLDIAMLAERFRFAGGNIRNAAVAAAHLAAAENAPLAPRHLARAVIRELEKSGLPRGADDLGPLARWLEEAQ, encoded by the coding sequence ATGACCGCGATGGGGATCGGCGCGGCAGGCGGCAGGCCCGCCGACTGGATGCGCGAGGCGGCGCTGCTGGCCGTCGCCCATCACCTCGGCGACGCCGAAACGGGATACGACCCGCGCGCGGGCTGGCCCGAGCATGCCGAGGACTGGCGGCCGCTGGCCCGGCGCGCCGCCGAACTGCCGCTGTCGGTGGCGGGCTGGATCGAGGCCGCCGCCCTCGCGGCGGAACGCTTCCCCGACGCCGCCGCCGCCTTTTCCATCCTGGCCGACAATGCCGGCCTGCACCTGCCGACCCCCGCGGTCTTTGCCCGGATCGCGGTGGCCGGGCTGGGCCTTGGCCATGACGCGGCGCTGGCCGCCGCGCTGGTCGCGCCCCAGGACAACCCCCGCCTGGAACTGGCCCAGCCGCCGGGCGCATGCCTGCCCTCGGCACAATGGGGCCTGCGCCTGACGCCCGAAGGGCTGGCCCGCAGCTTCCGCGGCCAGCCCCGCATGCAGGGCGATTTCATCCCGGCCAGCCACCGCCCGGTCATGCTGCGCCCCGCCCGCGCCGCGGCCCGCATCCTGGCCGCCGACGGAACCCTGTGGCTGCGCAGCCCGTCGCGACGCATGACGCTGCAACTGGCCGCGGACCTTGCCGCGCTCATGCCGGCGCGTGGCTTCGACCTGGTCGCGCTTCGCCCCGGCGAGCCGTTGCCCCTGCCCGACGACGACGCCCCGCCGCTGGTCGTCGACCTGTTCGCGCTGGAGACGCCGCCGCGCATTCCCGCGCGGCAGGGCTCGGGCGCGCTGGTGCTGCTGGCCCCCGACCGGTTCGACGCCGGGCGGCTGCGCGCGGTCGATGCGCCGCCCTTTACCCCGGCCGAGGCGCGCGCGGCATGGGATGCCGCCGGCATCGACGCGGCCATCGCCGATGCGCTCGCGCCGCGCTTCCAGTTGACGCTGGCCGAGCTTCTTGCCGCGCGGCACGAGGCGGAAATCCTAGGCAGCCTGGCCGACGATGCGCCGGGCGACCGGCCCGATGCCGCACGTTTCGCCGCCGCGATCCGCGCGGCGGGCGCGCGGCGCATGGGCCCCTTCGTCACCAATGTCCGGTCCGAGGTGACGCTGGACGACCTTGTCGCCGGCAGGGAAATCCGCAGCCGCCTGGCCGATGCCATCGCCTGGCGCGAGGCGCAACGGCGGGTCTGGACCGACATGGGCGTGCCCGTGGATGCGGGGGAATCCCAAGGGCTGGCGCTGCTGTTTTCCGGCCCGCCGGGCGGCGGCAAGACCTTTGCCGCGCGCTGCCTTGCCAATGCGCTTGGCCTGAACCTCTATCGCACCGACTTGTCGCAGGTCGTCTCGAAATACATCGGCGAGACGGAAAAGAACCTCTCGCGCATCTTCGACGATGCCGAGGCGGGCCACGGCATCCTGTTCTTCGACGAGGCGGACGCCGTCTTCGGCAAGCGCTCAGAGGTCAAGGACGCCCATGACCGCTATGCCAATATCGAGGTCGGCTTCCTGCTGCAAAGGCTGGAGACCTTTGCCGGCATCGTCGTGCTGGCGACGAACCTGCGCGCCAACCTGGACCCCGCCTTCACCCGGCGGATGCAGTTCGTCATCGACTTTCCCATGCCGCAAAAGGCCGAGCGCGAACAGCTGTGGCGCCGCAACCTGCCGCGGCCCGGCTGGTGCGAGGACGGGCTGGACATCGCCATGCTGGCCGAACGGTTCCGCTTTGCCGGCGGCAATATCCGCAACGCCGCCGTCGCCGCGGCCCATCTGGCCGCCGCCGAGAACGCCCCGCTGGCCCCGCGCCACCTTGCCCGCGCCGTCATCCGCGAGCTGGAGAAGTCCGGGCTGCCGAGGGGGGCCGACGATCTTGGCCCCCTGGCCCGCTGGCTGGAGGAGGCGCAATGA
- a CDS encoding Pvc16 family protein — protein sequence MARFVNLHDAGRALAAHLKAGIAPLLADIAAGPPIENAAAQGEAIRVSLLWVTPQPTHRNDEWFIGDDGQRRPPPLSLSAFFVITAYGTSPAGEPVQAINRLGQALQAIETDPVIELPIPASADIDPVQGEGRMTATLVPVAADLMEKIFTPLQMRHRPWALVELGPVQLERLTLPLPAPDIVAPGGVRLAGPRPITRPAIIGALPDPLGAGRRLRIETAEAANATELRLGPHSFALADPPLGPGQIARPDTLGRIFVTCPPGADPGALDIVLVSPEGGSERHPLSVTAGRPALDAPAAPLAPGADLVLTGSDLAGAAQVFLWPARGILSPLEVIELAPTSATPAQVVVARAALDAAGLRAIPMLAALRMGPNRFTPAVPIEVAP from the coding sequence ATGGCACGCTTCGTCAACCTGCACGATGCCGGCCGCGCCCTGGCCGCCCATCTGAAGGCCGGGATCGCCCCGCTGCTGGCCGATATTGCCGCAGGCCCGCCGATCGAGAACGCCGCCGCACAGGGCGAGGCGATCCGGGTATCGCTGCTGTGGGTGACGCCGCAGCCCACGCATCGCAACGACGAATGGTTCATCGGCGACGACGGCCAGCGCCGCCCGCCGCCGCTGTCGCTTTCGGCCTTCTTCGTCATCACCGCCTATGGCACCTCGCCCGCCGGCGAGCCGGTGCAGGCGATCAACCGGCTGGGCCAGGCGCTGCAGGCCATCGAGACCGATCCCGTCATCGAATTGCCGATCCCCGCCTCGGCCGATATCGACCCGGTGCAGGGCGAGGGACGGATGACGGCGACGCTGGTCCCGGTCGCCGCGGACCTGATGGAAAAGATATTCACGCCCCTGCAGATGCGCCACCGGCCCTGGGCGCTGGTCGAGCTGGGGCCGGTGCAGCTGGAACGGCTGACCCTGCCGCTGCCCGCCCCCGATATCGTCGCGCCGGGCGGCGTGCGGCTGGCCGGGCCGCGGCCGATCACCCGGCCCGCGATCATCGGCGCCCTGCCCGACCCGCTTGGCGCGGGCCGCCGCCTGCGCATCGAGACGGCCGAGGCGGCGAATGCGACCGAGCTGCGCCTGGGCCCGCACAGCTTCGCCCTGGCCGACCCGCCGCTCGGCCCCGGCCAGATCGCCCGGCCCGACACCCTGGGCCGCATCTTCGTCACCTGCCCGCCGGGGGCCGATCCGGGCGCGCTGGACATCGTACTGGTCTCGCCCGAGGGCGGCTCGGAACGGCACCCCCTGTCCGTCACCGCCGGCCGGCCCGCGCTGGATGCCCCCGCGGCGCCGCTGGCGCCCGGCGCGGACCTGGTGCTGACCGGCAGCGACCTTGCCGGGGCCGCGCAGGTGTTTTTGTGGCCCGCGCGCGGCATCCTGTCGCCGCTCGAGGTGATCGAGCTTGCGCCCACGTCAGCGACGCCCGCGCAGGTGGTGGTGGCCCGCGCCGCGCTAGACGCGGCGGGGCTGCGCGCCATTCCCATGCTGGCGGCGCTGCGCATGGGCCCGAACCGCTTCACCCCCGCCGTGCCCATCGAGGTGGCGCCATGA
- a CDS encoding phage tail protein, with translation MPMFNVNAHRIDPYKNFRFRVTWDGRVVAALSKMSAVKKTTEAIEWRVAADAGIVRKMPGRTKFEPVTFESGLTHDRQFLEWANQVNNPQGEAANSLVNYRKSVRVEVLNMQGVPVMAFNLMRAWASEFQALPEMDANANAVAIQTLKVEYENFVLDEAVTEPAET, from the coding sequence ATGCCGATGTTCAACGTGAACGCCCATCGCATCGACCCCTACAAGAACTTCCGCTTCCGGGTGACATGGGACGGGCGGGTCGTCGCCGCGCTGTCCAAGATGTCGGCGGTCAAGAAGACGACCGAGGCGATCGAATGGCGCGTGGCCGCCGATGCCGGGATCGTGCGCAAGATGCCCGGACGCACCAAGTTCGAGCCGGTGACCTTCGAATCCGGCCTGACCCATGACCGGCAGTTCCTGGAATGGGCCAACCAGGTCAACAACCCCCAGGGCGAAGCGGCCAACAGCCTGGTGAACTATCGCAAATCCGTCCGGGTCGAGGTGCTGAACATGCAGGGCGTCCCGGTCATGGCCTTCAACCTGATGCGGGCCTGGGCCAGCGAATTCCAGGCCTTGCCGGAAATGGACGCCAATGCCAACGCGGTCGCGATCCAGACGCTGAAGGTCGAATACGAGAATTTCGTCCTCGACGAGGCCGTGACCGAGCCCGCCGAAACCTGA
- a CDS encoding phage tail sheath family protein, which yields MTTPLTPGVYVREAPGGARAIEAAPTAVTILVGETERGPTGPTPVSSEIQFQRIFGGYFRNEGDSGTARLLLPYAIKGFFENGGPRAYVLRLAAGVGNTPATVASLPVDAERAITVSDAGGAAARIIQARAPAANEQIQVVIANATDGDAAHFNLTVRVSTNNGTSFANRATNPTLTNLTTVDGDPDNVITRLAADPDIRWSGPAIRPVNMPAGPAGILLGAGGTTAGSTLRARGAGAWGNALRVAIADSTDADTARFNLVVFYRPVGEANFAEVERFEGLSPDPADEKYMLDQLARSAYLAWADVEPPVAFRPRNQGTLTGTTPGTALAGGTGGNATFPAAGYGAALSALDGIDDAALIVCASDGLLSATTNAQHAGFVNAVLAYVEARPQRDLFLVADAPRSTAAEDPVGNAVDQARNGITGSDFRALYWPRIVVPDPAGLGRDPVRAIPAAGHIAGLYGRTDGRRGVWKVAAGLEAALAGTVGLDFQVLDRDQDRMNPHGLNALRTVPGAGRVVWGARTGRPTTEWRYINVRRTAMFLRKSIFNGIQWAVFEGNDERLWAALRASIGAFMEAQFRNGAFAGATSREAYFVKCDSDTTTPDDQAAGIVNVQVGFAPLRPAEFVIVTLSQMTRR from the coding sequence ATGACTACGCCTCTCACGCCGGGGGTCTATGTTCGCGAGGCGCCCGGCGGCGCGCGCGCGATCGAGGCCGCGCCGACCGCCGTCACCATCCTTGTCGGCGAAACCGAGCGCGGCCCGACCGGCCCGACGCCGGTTTCGTCGGAAATCCAGTTCCAGCGCATCTTCGGCGGCTATTTCCGCAACGAAGGCGACAGCGGGACGGCGCGGCTGTTGCTGCCCTATGCGATCAAGGGATTTTTCGAGAATGGCGGCCCGCGCGCCTATGTCCTGCGCCTTGCCGCCGGCGTCGGCAACACGCCCGCCACCGTGGCCAGCCTGCCCGTCGATGCCGAACGCGCGATCACCGTCAGCGACGCGGGCGGGGCGGCGGCGCGGATCATCCAGGCCCGCGCCCCCGCTGCCAACGAGCAGATCCAGGTCGTCATCGCCAATGCGACCGACGGGGATGCGGCGCATTTCAATCTGACGGTCCGCGTCTCGACCAACAATGGCACGAGCTTCGCGAACCGCGCCACCAATCCGACGCTGACCAACCTCACGACCGTCGACGGCGATCCCGACAATGTCATCACGCGGCTGGCGGCGGATCCCGACATCCGCTGGTCGGGCCCGGCGATCCGGCCCGTCAACATGCCCGCCGGCCCCGCGGGCATCCTGCTGGGCGCGGGCGGCACGACCGCCGGCTCGACCCTGCGGGCGCGGGGCGCCGGGGCCTGGGGCAACGCGCTGCGCGTGGCCATCGCCGACAGCACCGATGCCGACACCGCCCGCTTCAACCTCGTCGTCTTCTACCGCCCCGTCGGAGAGGCGAACTTTGCCGAGGTCGAGCGGTTCGAGGGCCTGTCCCCCGACCCGGCGGACGAGAAATACATGCTGGACCAGCTTGCCCGCTCGGCCTACCTGGCCTGGGCCGATGTCGAGCCGCCCGTCGCTTTCCGCCCGCGCAACCAGGGGACGCTGACCGGCACCACGCCAGGCACGGCGCTGGCCGGGGGCACCGGCGGCAATGCCACCTTCCCCGCGGCCGGCTACGGCGCGGCGCTGAGCGCGCTGGACGGGATCGACGATGCGGCGCTGATCGTCTGCGCCTCGGACGGGCTGCTGAGCGCAACGACCAACGCGCAGCATGCCGGCTTTGTCAATGCCGTGCTGGCCTATGTCGAGGCGCGCCCGCAGCGCGACCTGTTCCTGGTCGCGGATGCGCCGCGCTCGACCGCGGCCGAGGATCCCGTCGGCAATGCGGTGGACCAGGCGCGCAACGGTATCACCGGCTCGGATTTCCGGGCGCTCTACTGGCCGCGCATCGTGGTGCCCGATCCCGCGGGGCTTGGCCGCGATCCGGTCCGCGCGATCCCCGCGGCGGGCCATATCGCGGGACTCTACGGGCGCACCGACGGCCGGCGCGGCGTCTGGAAGGTGGCGGCGGGGCTGGAGGCGGCGCTGGCGGGCACGGTGGGCCTGGATTTCCAGGTGCTGGACCGCGACCAGGACCGCATGAACCCGCACGGGCTCAATGCACTGCGCACGGTGCCGGGCGCGGGCCGCGTGGTCTGGGGCGCGCGCACCGGGCGACCGACGACGGAATGGCGCTATATCAACGTCCGGCGCACCGCGATGTTCCTGCGCAAGTCGATCTTCAACGGCATCCAATGGGCCGTGTTCGAGGGCAATGACGAACGCCTCTGGGCTGCGCTGCGCGCCAGCATCGGCGCCTTCATGGAAGCGCAGTTCCGCAACGGCGCCTTTGCCGGGGCGACGAGCCGCGAGGCCTATTTCGTCAAATGCGACAGCGATACCACCACGCCGGACGACCAGGCGGCGGGGATCGTCAATGTCCAGGTCGGCTTCGCGCCGCTGCGTCCGGCCGAATTCGTCATCGTAACACTCAGCCAGATGACCCGCCGCTAG
- a CDS encoding SDR family NAD(P)-dependent oxidoreductase, which produces MRFNDKTVIVTGAAGGIGGAISARFAAEGAQVVVTDVNAEGAEATVAAILAQGGKARALASDIAQPEGCRAIVENVIATEGAIDVLCNNAGINRRGNLLALTPEDWRLSFAINVDAMFHLCQAALPHMIAAGGGAIVNTASQWGLYPAPNHIAYNVTKAAVASFTQNLARDYAPQKIRVNAVCPGEIHTPMLEAGVKRAGRTIADLDRLVPFGRIGKPEEVAALVAFLASDEAAFMCGSLVEITGAQAVA; this is translated from the coding sequence ATGCGTTTCAATGATAAAACCGTCATCGTCACCGGCGCCGCAGGCGGCATCGGCGGGGCGATCAGCGCCCGCTTCGCCGCTGAGGGCGCGCAGGTCGTCGTCACCGACGTGAACGCCGAAGGCGCCGAGGCGACCGTGGCCGCAATCCTGGCGCAAGGCGGCAAGGCCCGCGCGCTGGCCAGCGACATCGCGCAGCCCGAAGGCTGTCGGGCGATCGTCGAGAACGTCATCGCCACCGAGGGCGCCATCGACGTGCTATGCAACAATGCCGGCATCAACCGGCGCGGCAACCTGCTGGCGCTGACGCCCGAGGACTGGCGGCTGTCCTTTGCCATCAATGTCGATGCGATGTTCCACCTGTGCCAGGCTGCATTGCCGCACATGATCGCGGCGGGCGGCGGCGCCATCGTCAACACCGCCTCGCAATGGGGGCTTTACCCGGCACCGAACCATATCGCCTACAACGTGACCAAGGCGGCGGTGGCGAGCTTTACCCAGAACCTGGCCCGCGACTATGCGCCCCAGAAGATCCGCGTGAACGCCGTCTGTCCGGGCGAGATCCACACGCCGATGCTGGAGGCGGGGGTCAAGCGCGCGGGCCGCACCATCGCCGACCTGGACAGGCTGGTGCCCTTCGGCCGCATCGGCAAGCCCGAGGAAGTGGCGGCGCTGGTTGCCTTCCTGGCCTCGGACGAGGCCGCCTTCATGTGCGGATCGCTGGTCGAGATCACCGGCGCGCAGGCCGTCGCCTGA